From a single Budorcas taxicolor isolate Tak-1 chromosome X, Takin1.1, whole genome shotgun sequence genomic region:
- the LOC128070472 gene encoding casein kinase I, giving the protein MASSSGPEADFLVGGRYKLVREIGCGSFGHVYLAIDLTNHEEVAVKLEPQNVRHPQLLRERERYNILQGGVGIPQIRWYGQETDYNVLVMDLLGPSLEDLFNFCSRRFTMKTVLMLADQMISRIEYVHRQNLIHRDIKPDNFLIGTGQQWKKLFLVDFGLAKRYRDKKTGQHIPYRSGKGFTGTPSYASLSAHLGTEQSRRDDMESLGYVLMYFNRASLPWQGLKGATMKQKCEKISEMKMTTPVDVLCQGFPVEFAMYLKYCLGLSFEEAPDYTYLRQLFRLLFRTLNYQHDYAFDWIVLKQKAEQQAASSSGQGQQAQTPTGKRDKTKSEMKHS; this is encoded by the coding sequence ATGGCGAGCAGCAGTGGACCCGAGGCCGATTTCCTTGTCGGAGGGAGATATAAACTGGTACGGGAGATCGGGTGTGGCTCTTTTGGGCACGTTTATTTGGCGATAGACCTCACCAACCACGAGGAGGTAGCCGTAAAACTAGAACCACAGAATGTGAGGCATCCCCAGTTGTTACGCGAGAGGGAACGCTATAATATCCTTCAAGGTGGGGTTGGCATCCCCCAGATACGGTGGTATGGTCAGGAAACGGACTATAATGTGCTAGTCATGGATCTTCTGGGACCCAGCCTTGAAGACCTCTTCAATTTCTGTTCAAGAAGGTTCACAATGAAAACTGTACTTATGTTAGCTGATCAGATGATCAGTAGAATCGAATATGTGCACAGGCAGAATCTTATACACAGAGACATTAAACCAGATAACTTCCTGATAGGTACTGGGCAGCAGTGGAAGAAGTTATTCCTTGTTGATTTTGGTTTGGCCAAGAGGTACAGAGACAAGAAGACAGGGCAACACATACCCTACAGATCCGGTAAAGGTTTCACTGGCACGCCTTCCTATGCTAGCCTCAGTGCCCATCTTGGTACGGAACAGAGTCGCCGAGATGACATGGAATCATTAGGATATGTTTTGATGTATTTTAACAGAGCCAGCCTGCCATGGCAAGGACTAAAGGGTGCAACAATGAagcaaaaatgtgaaaagattaGCGAAATGAAGATGACCACACCTGTTGATGTCTTATGCCAGGGATTTCCTGTAGAATTTGCCATGTACTTAAAGTATTGTCTCGGGCTGTCCTTTGAGGAAGCCCCGGATTACACGTACCTGAGGCAGCTATTCCGCCTTCTTTTCAGGACCCTGAATTACCAACATGACTATGCATTTGATTGGATAGTGTTAAAGCAGAAAGCAGAACAGCAGGCTGCCTCTTCAAGTGGGCAGGGTCAGCAGGCCCAAACCCCCACAGGCAAACGTGACAAAACCAAAAGTGAAATGAAACATTCTTAA